The window CTCTTGAAAATTACAAACAATTGTTAGTAGATAATACTGCAAGATGGTTTTTTAACTCAGTATTTATTTCTAGTATGACAACAATATTAGTTTGTGTAACTGCAACACTTGCAGGTTATGCTTTAGCAAAAAAAGATTTTCCAGGGGTAAATGTGTTGTTTATAGTATTTGTTGCCGCAATGGCATTACCTAAACAAGTTATTTTAATACCATTATTAAAATTTATAACTGAATTAGGTTGGATAGATACTTATCAAGCTTTAATTTTACCAGCAGTTGGTTGGCCTTTTGGAGTATTCTTGATGAAACAATTTTCTCATTCAGTACCAAATGAGTTACTTGAATCAGCAAAAATTGATGGTTGTGGAGAATTTAGAACATTTATATCTATAGTTTTACCTATAGTTAAACCTGGAATAGGGGCTTTAGCGATATTCACATTTATCGCAAGTTGGAATGATTATTTCTCTCAATTAATATTT of the Streptobacillus ratti genome contains:
- a CDS encoding carbohydrate ABC transporter permease; the encoded protein is MEVKKTTPLGVISIIILVIFALFFIFPFYWILTGSFKIQDVAISIPPQWIPVSPTLENYKQLLVDNTARWFFNSVFISSMTTILVCVTATLAGYALAKKDFPGVNVLFIVFVAAMALPKQVILIPLLKFITELGWIDTYQALILPAVGWPFGVFLMKQFSHSVPNELLESAKIDGCGEFRTFISIVLPIVKPGIGALAIFTFIASWNDYFSQLIFTNSELMKTLPLGVASMAQMAEFSLNYGLLMAGAALASMPMIIVFLMFQSYFTQGVTMGAVKG